A part of Schistosoma mansoni strain Puerto Rico chromosome W, complete genome genomic DNA contains:
- a CDS encoding putative adenine phosphoribosyltransferase — protein sequence MNEATGSLPKSSDRESRLKAIKSAVGIIPDFPKQGIIFWDFFGVFRDPVLTQYLLDELYYVATSEIERKFTKINVVVGLESRGFLLGPALALRLNCPFVPIRKAGKLPGPCFSYKYELEYGSSIVEIQKDVLKPDDNVVLFDDVLATGGSLEAGVKLINLSGARILSSLLFVELKGLGGRKRIEDLDVPVHTLFQA from the exons ATGAATGAAGCCACTGGGTCGTTGCCGAAGTCATCTGATCGTGAGTCTAGGCTAAAAGCCATTAAGTCAGCTGTCGGGATTATACCAGATTTCCCAAAACAGGGCATTATTTTCTG GGACTTTTTTGGCGTTTTCAGAGACCCTGTTTTAACTCAATATCTATTGGATGAGTTATATTATGTGGCTACATCCGAGATAGAGCGTAAATTTACA AAAATCAACGTTGTTGTGGGTCTTGAGTCACGTGGTTTTTTACTTGGACCAGCACTTGCCCTTCGTCTGAACTGCCCTTTCGTCCCTATTCGGAAAGCAGGAAAACTCCCAGGTCCTTGTTTCTCTTATAAATACGAATTGGAATATGGAAGT AGCATTGTAGAAATTCAAAAGGATGTTCTCAAACCTGATGATAATGTAGTTCtttttgatgatgttttggCCACTGGTGGAAGCCTTGAAGCTGGtgtaaaattaataaacttaTCTGGAGCTAGAATCCTATCCAGTTTGTTGTTTGTGGAACTGAAAGGTTTGGGTGGACGTAAAAGGATAGAAGATCTTGACGTACCTGTTCACACACTCTTTCAAGCTTAA